The genomic window CAAATGCAATAATACCAttccacgtgtcaaaatgacaaagcatgccaagtcacattaaaaagCTAATGgaatcgcgccacgtgtgcaagtgacatgttctgtccaatcaaatgcggtcatgtcacacttcaatttgattggtcggaaagagtttgttcttgtcacaactcttcccttccacaactataaataggggtcttcataacccagaaagaCATCagaagaagcaagaaagagctcgtggatcaagcgccgcaaattcctccacaagtttcaagcttcaagcaatcagttcaagttcaagaaatcaagttcaagctgaagaacgaagaacaaataaagttcaagctcaagaacgaagaacaaatcaagattcaagaagtacgagttcaaatcaaagttcgtgctagttgaattcaagattatcgttcgtggcaacaaatatagattcaagatcaagctcaaagacccttgaatttatttactattggaaagaagaattagAGGTATCATAGAGATTgcaacactcaaatatttgaaataaaatactacaattATTGctatatttttcggtcttgattttattttctcgacgcaaatttattgtctacaatgAGTAAGCTCtagaaaagaaaactaaaaagagaaaatatatgtaAAAAATCTTCGATGTGACTAACAAGCTTCAAAAGCTTAACACTTGTCATTCGTTCTGAATTTCTAAAGTTATCTACATAATATTAATAAGATCTCGATAAAATGTCATGTCAGAAAAAACGTGAAATCATCTGTGACAAACATAGAGTGTTATGCTCGAGTTCGAGCCACTGAATATGGAGTCGTCTTTGTTAGGGATCGCTTTACTCTTCAATGTGGGACTTTTCGCCGCGAATCCGAACTAATCGGGCCCCAATATACATACCGTGACACCAAATACAATACTTGTTGCGCACATTGTCATAAAAAGATTATGATAAGTAAGGTTTGCTCAATTTAACAATTTCACCCACGTTGGAGGAGAAATATAAAAACACGGTAGATCTTCCTAAATTAGGACGGGTTTAAAAATAAAGATTACGATAAGAAATTTTATATTTATCTACTTTTCGTATTCTAACGTATCTTATTCAACAATTTTTAAATACCTCCTTTTTTAACTAAATATTCTTACAGTAGAAATACTTGTGTGTATCTCGGCGTCAGAAAGCCCAAATCCAGTCTAACACAGCACTTTCGAGCCCAAATTCTTCCCTTAACCGGAAATTTCCACCGGAATCCGCCATCTCCGTCGGCAATGTGGGCGGCGAAACCTCCACAGCCATTGGCATCTAGTTACTGCAGTCTCCAGAGCTCCCTCCTCTCCCTCGCCATCTTAACCTTACTCTCCTTCACATACCTCTCTCTCAAATCCTTCCATTCCCCTAATTCTCCTCCTCAAACTATCTCCTTAAAATCACAGGTAACTAACATTTCTACTAGAATAGTCTAGAATCTTCGAGAAATTACTgatttatgcttttctattttttatatgATTTAAGGCTGTTGAAGCGGATGAGGAGGTGATATCGGATGTGTATAATTCGCCGGAAGTCTTTAGGTTGAATTATGAGGAAATGGAGAGGAAATTTAAGGTGTATATATATAGAGATGGAGATCCAAAGACGTTTTACCAAACGCCGAGGAAGCTAACGGGGAAGTATTCTAGTGAAGGATATTTCTTCCAGAATATACGAGAGAGTAAGTTTGTTACTGAGGATCCAGATCAGGCACACTTGTTCTTCATTCCGATCTCTTGTCATAAGATGAGAGGAAAGGTATGGAATGTTCTAGAGTATGCAAAATatgatttttatattattttgtcTGTGTTAGATTTGGTTTTGTTTGATGTTTATGAACTGAATTTTGGTATGAGATGctgttaatgttgttagattttgGAAGTACTGTTAAATTTAATGCCTGCTTTACTTAATATGCTgaaaagttgaccggagagtGGCAATAAATACATTATACAGTGCATCAGGTGCCATCTTTTTGTCATATTTTAATTGGTACTAAAGTCGTTCAGTTCGTTCGTAAGAGTTGATTGTTTTAACAAGGTCGAAGGTGATTTGATGTTTTCTTAGTTAAGGATGGTAAGTGGGACTGATAGATAGGTTAACAAGGAGTGGAAGCCATGGTGATTAAATTTTGTTTAATTCAGTTGGATCTTATGGTAGGGAGGGTGCAGGATGCAGGAATGAGAAGTACAATGACTTCACATATTATTGTTGGCTATAGTGCAAAGCTTTATGTTAGGAATCAGATGTTAGATTCCAGAATCTGTTTATGTGGGGTATGGTAGCTGAATGTGCTAGTTTTTCCAAAGCAGTGTTCGTGGCAACCAGAATTTTCTTAAAAGAGCTTCTTTTTCCGATGGAGATGCTACTGATAGTTTCAGGGAAATGCCAATGCATGCCATAAGATTTTGTTTGGATAACTAATGCATATCATATGAATGAAGTCAATTATGGAAAACAGAGAAGTTTATCACTCCCTCAGGCCTCAGTCCTTAATCAGATGTCCATATTTGACTTGGCATTTCGTAAGGTCAGGGTTAGACATATTCCCGCTCCGACTGATCAAAAAAGCATATACCTGCTCCaaatgagagaaagagagagagagttaaaaCATAGTATTTCTCTTACTATGTTAGCTGGAAATGGAGCAAGAAATGCTGAAAACAGAGTTTTCCATTATTAGGAAATGGGGAGTTGTGTATGGAGTAATGTCACTTCTCCCTTCGCACTTAATGTGGaaaagtttttctcttttctattGTTTTTATATCCATGTAAGGTGCTGCCTGTTGTACTTTAGGTGTATACCAGCTCCTGGTTCGTAAAGATTATCATTCTGCGCCAATATTGAAAAAGTCTCATACTGTGCTTCTTATACTTTAGTAGTATAACAGCTCTTGGTTTagaaaaatattatcattatGTGCCAACATTGAAAAGTCTCATACTTCTGAGAGGATGTATAATTTTTGCTCATAATCTATTGTATATTTCTGATTCTAGCTTTTGTAACATTTTAAAATACCTATACTATTTAAGATTGGTGGATCCAATATACCTGACTTCTGGGACTCCTGATGTATCTTATAAGACGATGATTGTTTGATGAAATGCAGGGCACATCGTATGAGAACATGACCATAATTGTCCAGAATTATGTTGATAGTTTGATAGCCAAATACCCTCACTGGAATAGAACCATGGGTGCAGATCACTTCTTTGTTACCTGTCATGATGTTGGTGTCAGGGCAACTGAAGGGCATCCCATTCTTGTAAAGAATGCAATTCGTGTTGTGTGCTCCCCTAGCTATGATGTTGGATATATTCCTCACAAAGATGTTGCTCTGCCGCAAGTCCTGCAGCCATTTGCCCTTCCAGCTGGAGGAAATGACATTGAGAACAGGTAGTCGTGTTGAATAAAAATGTGCTAAGACCTGGCCATTCACTTTTTATAGAAATTTCTTTCTACATTTCTTAATCTTGAGTTGTTTCTTTGCTTTGTTGACACATCAACATGGTAATTTCAATGTGAATTGGAATCCTATGTTTTCACTTAGCCAAGGATGGAGGCAACAAAACCTCTGCACCAGTATAGTGATAGTTTATATGGTAGAGGCTACAATTCTTTTATGGAGTAGCTTTTTGCACACTCTTCCGCTCAACTTGGGCCCTAGCGTTACCCCCATCCATGCTTAATATTATTCCCCCATAACATTTGAAAGACACTATTAACAATGgaaaaattaaaagatgaaagaATGACTATATATAGCCATTTTTTCGAAGCTGAATGCACATTCTTTTCCTTTTACTTGTCCCAGTGCAATGTTTAAAAAGGAAAGTTTTTGTCTTTACCTTTCAATTATTTTTAGTATCTCCCTgttaatagttgttgttgttgtcgtcgttgttgttcttgttgttatCTCGCTGTTAATTGTCCACATAGTTTAGCCTGTAATTCCACATTTTCAGTACTTTCCGTAGTATAGCCGACGTTTCGGTCCTTTCTTAGGACTCACGCCTAAACAAAAGATGGCATTCaaaaattgttgatttctgcccGGGGGGTGGGGGTAGGGGATGTTTACTTTACTAACTTTTGCTTGCTTGAAGGGCACATGTTCTTTACCTTTGCTCAAAGTTTTAATTCAAGCAATTCTGTTTCGAATAATTGTTGCAGTAATTGTCAACTGCATCTTGTTTACATTACCTTGTAATTATCCTTCATACGGTTGCATACTTGCAGCTACCATATCTTTGGCTTCGCGTTGTATAtgccttcttctttatttctatCTTTTATGTCAACTTTCCTTTTTGCGTGTGTGCATGTCTTTGAGAACTTTCGTGGCCATTTTTCTTAGACTACACTGAATAGCATACAATAGTAGATTTATCAGGTAGTTCTATCTTATTCTTAGGGCTCCAATGCAACCTTAGCATTTTAAGTTTTAACCAGATAAGTCCCTCAGTAATCAGTCTTTGTGTGATTGTCTTATCCTCCTATTGCATATCGGTCTTCTGCTCTCAACAACCGATCCTCTAGATTTAATGCAGTTTGCAGCATCATATTTGAAAATACGCATTTTAACCAATCTTACTCCTTGAGGCGGAGGCTTTAGAAGGAACACATTCATTCTTTACCCTCCCCAACCATAAGTCTTTCTCATGAACTATTTTCtgtattgattttggtatttgcAGTAATTAACTTTTGTCTGGCTCGCCACTTATGAATTGTCACCTTTCACTATATATTTGTGTAGCTTGTCCAAAGTTATATAATCAAGGATTGCATGCCACTAACAGTAATCCTACTTTACAGGACAACTTTGGGTTTCTGGGCAGGTCATCGGAACTCTAAAATCAGGGTTATCCTAGCACATCAATGGGAAAATGACACAGAACTTGATATTTCTAACAACAGGATAAACAGGGCTACAGGACCTCTTGTTTATCAAAAGAGATTTTACAGGACAAAGTTCTGCATTTGTCCTGGTGGTTCACAGGTTAATAGTGCTCGTATAGCAGACTCAATACATTATGGATGTGTTCCTGGTAAGGACTTGCCACAATACCAAGTTGAACTATGGTTGAATTTCTTCTTAGAAATTAGAATGACTACCTTTTTGTATCTTCTTGGTTCATGTGGTAATTAAACCTGAAATCATGATTAGCTTTAAAATAGGATAAGAAACGCATGTAGGATATTGAGTGAAACCAAGTCTTTGATTATCATTTACAAATTCTGTTTTGCATGGAACAACTGAGTCTTGCTTGGTTCTGAATTGGTCAGTAACTGCTTACACATCCTGCGGTTGCTATTGctttttattttaagttataaGTAGGAGGAAGGTCAACTGTTTGATGAGCTACCTTTTTCTCTATGATTATATTTCTGTTGTCTACAGTTGCCAGGCTACATAGAAACGGAATATAGTAAAATGAATTGTTTTTTTTGCACTCGAAATTGTTTTACTGTCAGTAATCTTCATTATTTAAGTTAGTTTATTGACAAATTATCTGCCCCCTCAAAAAATTATCTGCCCCCTCTACCCGTTTTCTGTCATTCCTAAGCTGTATTCCCTTTCTTCAACTTTAGTTTATGGACAAATTATCTGCCCCCCTCTACCCCTTTTCTGTCATTCCTTTCTGTTTTCCCTTTCTCCAACTTGTTGTTCACTACTTTATGTATCACTATGACTTGGAAGGAACTTATGTAAACTGAGCAAAACTGTCATGTCGAAACAAGTGAAAattacaaaggaaaaaaaaaagaatgaaatgagctcAATGTTAAGAGGTGATGTTTCACTACAAAAATGAAGTATTGCAAGTGCAATTTTGTTAGCGAGGTCACCAAAACAGTTCAGTCACATGTCTTAGTCAAGTCTTCTTTCTCTTAAGAAAAGACAAAAGACAAGGGATCCTTATAGGTGGTGTCCCAGAGGTGATGGGCGAGGGAAGGTTGTGCGGAAGTAATTTGGCCACCAAGTTAGTTTAATTGGTAGATTTATTCTGATTGTTTTACTTTCACTAAATTGCTGCCTAAATCTCCACACCTTTGGGTCATACTGCAGTGATACTCTCTGATTACTATGACTTGCCATTCAATGACATTCTCGATTGGAATAAATTTGCGGTCATACTGAGGGAAAAGGATGTATATGACCTAAAGCAAATACTCAAGAACATCACACAAGAAGAATTTGTGACTTTGCACAACAATTTAGTAAAGGTGAGTGGCATCATTGCAACTTGGTCTGGAATAGCCCAAGTGTATTTATGCATGAAATGGAAAAGCTTTCTCATGTCATTGCTTGCATAATGTATTAGTGAATGTGAAAAATTGCAAATTATAGTAACTTTCTAACGATTAATCTTCTCCTTATCAGGTCCAGAAGCATTTCCAATGGAATTCACCTCCTATAAGACATGATGCCTTTCATATGGTCATGTATGAACTCTGGCTGCGTCATCATGTTATCAAGTACTAAACCGGAAATAGGCATACGATAAAATCAGGTATAGAAAGAGCTTAATGCTGTAAATAACTGCTTACACAGTTTGTCATCGTTCTTTCTCCGTGTTTCTGGGCACGGGAGATGGGTCCTAATCGATGCAAAGCTTCCGAGACTGAGATCATGAGAGATTTTTTCATGTGTATTGTATGTTATCTTTTTGTACCTATCAAGAAACATTTTTTAGCACTTGTGACCCCTAAAGAGGGTGAAGATTGATTCTTGTTTGTCAACTGCAAAGGACAAAGTAAGTGTCATTTGATGTAAATTATTCATTTATTCTTCCATTTCTGTTGAGGAACTACTATCACCTGCTGTAGAATGAATACTCTTCTTGAAACTAATTTTATcttattcccccccccccccttcccagTTATTGAGTTCCGCCGCGCTACTCTCCCGGCAAGAACAACTTTTTCTATTGAGATTTTTTTTGCGAGTTCGGTCAGGAGGGACAAAAGAGAGATGCTTTCTATCAGTCAAAAGCAGATATCGTCCCTCATGCTCCCACGGTCCTCTTACCGAGGAATAGAAAAGGACCCGGGGCTAGAGCAAGTTGGGTTGGGGTATAGAGTTGTAAGCGCGGTGGGGGTGACAGAGGACGTGCTCGTACGGTTCATAGAAGGATATAAAAAAGTACTTATTTGTTGGGAACTTTCACTCCTTTATATTCGAAATATGCTTCTCTAAGAGCATTACGATCTGCAGCTCAAATGGTTTCTTATGAAGTATCTAATGGTCTTATTCTTATTGTTCGCCTTGTGAGCGCGTTTGGATCCGCGAAGGCAATTGCTCGGATGTTCCCCTAACCTAACCCAGGAACGGACCTGAGGGAACCGCAGCATGGGGAATGTCCGCGTCTCGTCGCAAGGCTTAttttttttgtggtccattcATTGTACCTATTTGTTCATAAATTTCATTAATTCAAAGAAGGAAGTGAAAATGAAATGGGCTTTACAAAACGGGCTCTCCAGCTGTCGTTTGACGGACTAGTCCAATATTGGTCGAAACCTTGGGTCGTGCTGGACCTTGACCAGTATTATCACTTTTACCCCGCAcaaaaaactatttatatttgatagtcgaaaaagtatataaaatttatatagcttttgtatataacatacaaaatgtatatatatacaaaatatacaaattttatacttTTTTTACAATTATTTTTACAGTGGCTATGAAGTATcacttttccaattttttttttgcacATAACATAAGCCGAACACCGTGTAGCATCACAAAtgggaaaataaaaaataaatgaaccttcataagaatttttatattttaattgaaaCACATATTATAATGTATAGCATAATTTGGATACAAAgttatttctgttttcttttgcttttaatcaGTTCCCTTAAGAAGCATTATAAATCAGGGATCAGAAacataattaagaaaaaatggGCAGTTCGGTGCATGACATATTCTGTATTCATGCAGTGTTCGAGGAAGGACTTGTACTCGTAAGAATATGATGTAAGCAAACTATTTTGATGCTTCATGTCTCGAACCCTTGACTTATACTGTTGTCAAAGTCAAACTCATACGAGTACATACCAAGTGATTCATGCCTAACACTATAGGGTGTTCATAGTTCGGTTTGAATCGGTTTTTCCCCAAAAAGAAATCAAATCAAGTAGGTTCtttaaatattagaaccaaaccaaaccaattaagtcagtTTTATTGAATCGGTTTTAtcgatttttttcttaaactagtattagtacccgcgcggatgcgcgaacactaatcatgtcaaatatttaagttatttggattgcatgtaaataatcttaaaatttatactttctcagtaaatatagataattattggatattaactacatgaaaaaaattaaccatttattttatttttcttttttgatatcattcttaccagtgtcattggatcctaaaaatagtcaggaagcaaaTAACACATATTTGTGACgaaacaatcaaatgttgagacaatgaatgactctttggataagacttaactcttttactactacttgaactcttatttggtgtgttgatatctcttaaaaaatatttctttcttaaaatttcaatttctaaaacattatttttataataatgtaattgaaaatattattcttaattcaaaactcattttagttgtctatctaaaaatataaaaaattctttagctagtgaatttgttttacttcattttgatatttgacattaatcatgataaatatctgagttatttgaattatatgtaaagaaccttaacatttaaaccttttaaataattatagataatcgtcagatattaattaagaaacactacatgaaaaaaaacTACCATTTTCTCAATTCttatagtgataattttatttttgctctattttcataggtgtcattggaacctaaaaatagccataaagtgaaataataactcatatttatggtaaaagcacaaaggttgacatgatataaacgattctttgattacgacgtgactcttatactacgatttgaactcttatttggtatgattttatctttcaaaaaatatttctattttgaaatttcaatttcaaaaattctctctctctctctctctctctctctctctctctctatatatatatatatatatatatatatatatatatatatatatatatatatatatatatatattatctttaTAATTATGCAAGTGAATATATTATCGttaatttaaaatttactttaatcggctatctaaaaatttaaatgattctttggccgtatttatttcagtatgactccactttaagtttatcgatatctctagcccagaatttgaatttttaatatcctatatatacaaaattttgttctttgaatcattaaatgttaaattggttgattattattattataaaattttgcatatattgtcttaaaattgtccagtagtttatttttcgacaacatacttggcttaaccacaatgcaaactactcaaattgcattccaattcaaattcgaatatcatatcagtttgttagtaatagtgattttttaaagATGACAcgtaatgtaaattaaaaaaaatattctaagatatcattatcttataatctatgtatttgaattgaaaaaaaaatatttgaaatcgatgagattaactttcaaattttttatactcaataaagatgaaacataagaagaaatttgttgtcatcttttatttctcgtttttagatctttataacatttttttcaatatttattttcttttatcttattttttatgtcattatttcttttgttacaaaaaattaatttatttcactataaaagaaTGAGTTTTAGAtctacatatgaactttaattatatttttagtctttggttgaaattatttcatatttttcttttggatttaTCTAATCAACGtaaataggtgctcacccgaccacttaaattaaaaaattgaatgatgtgtaatttatatataatctatatataatatgtgtataattgtgTGTTATCGGcatatcatctatttatattagctataaaaagtaaacaataaatatggcagatattatgtaaatattccataagatttcgattttttgagtttatccatgatataacttctattataataattttaaaactctctactaatgttcaaaaatatcttatctttttattatctttaaattaaaaaaagtaaagagttttttcgaaataatgtgtttacatttaaaaaaaaatatttcacgtcataccaattttgtctttatatatactctttgttacagttaaaagtcgctatagaaactatcaactAGAAACCAATTTCTCTCTtattgagtttgaaaaaaaaactttcacataatctaatgattcaaaactaatattcttcaacgaaaaaaatattacacccttgcaatattggcctgactacagctaaatgaaggggtttcagcttatacccttcaattccttgaatgtgctaaattgaaattaacgataacaattgtatagccaaagttttgttatttatttgatgttcatttatgcaaattgactcttcaaacaaatattcttcaagaagaaaaaagaaataacttttttttttaatattgactgattttgtgatgtttctttttccaacatgtatgtttactttattatatatgtaagtaaacttttatttgggtttgtaaactcttttttgttatttagataaacatagacgtgtaccctatatattacatttattttaaaaataatttgttttattcaaatctagctacaatgtttcaaagaactatacttataggattttaaatatgaaagagttttatagttatatggagtagttttttttttgctagaggcgaagtagtatttaaataattagaaaaaataacaaaagttcctaacatgattgcatatgataacatgataaaaaagataaattttattttaatttaaattcgaattttagaaatttatctataaattcaaaattatcttttaattcaaattccatatatatatatatatatatatatatatatatatatatatatatatatatatatatatatataaaagtcaaatatagaataaagttgtcatatactattgacatttattatcctgccacttggcttaaccataatgtcaattatatatggcaacttttatttgattttataaactcttttttgttatttagataaacatagatGTGCACCCTATAtaatacatttattttaaaagaatttcgttttattcaaatcagtgtttcaaagaactatacttataggGTTTTAAaagtgaaagagttttatagttatatggagtagtttttttttttgctagaggtgaagtagtatttaaataattaaaaaataacaaaagttcctaacatgattgtatatgataacatgataaaaagatagattttatttttaatttaaattcgaattttagaactttatttataaattcaaaattatcttttaattcaaattccgtctatctatctatctatctatctatctatctatctatctatctatctatcttaataaagttatcatatactattgacatttattagcatgccacttggcttaaccataatatCAATTATATACGGTAACTTTCTTGTTTTAACCATAAtatcaattatatatggtaactttttttcttatatatatatatatgacacatgcactaccaaacacatattccggcaACTACATTTTTAACGCAAtactatcaaaccaattgctctttgagaaatctatcatttaccagatatattgatgataattgaatcaaataatgatgaataatttaagtactcaattaaaatcatttatttttaacatgaaataaattcttatacttagcaaaagaaaactatccatcaaactagaatgtaaaggcaaagaattaaattattataataacaAAAAACTAGATTAAAAATACAaacgactaatatgtaccataaaattttagaaactttatataaaaatatacatatataggtgtaataataaatttaaatagctatttctatagtcggtttggttcaattttttggttatttttttattaaaaccaaaaccaaacaaaatttgatcggtttttaaaattcaaaatcaaaatcaaaccaaacctaaaaagtattgTTTTTTTTATTGGTTTAGTTCGGCATccgatttgatttgattttttgggtttttataaacACCCCTGCCTAACACAATATCTAATATATAAAAACCACGTTTAATGTCGACCAACCCTATATGTTTTAGCTTGtttataaaatcaaataatttaatgAGGAAGATGACTACAACAACGGACAACCAGCTCTTTTTCAATCTACACATGCATTTGTGGACCAAGTAATTCAATTTACACATGCATTGTACTTGTGTGAACGttcttttctcattttcaaaAGAAATAGAACAGAAACCATTAATGTAAAGGAATATTCAAATATTATTGACATTACATTTTTCTAAATCTAGAAAACGTTTTCCATGTTTCACGTTGGCTCGAAACCattagcccgtttggccaagctgtaaAAATCAACTTaatttgagaagtgttttttttttcaaaagtacttttggtgagaagcagtttatgTATGGCTAATTAGATTGGAAAACACTTCTGaacagcaattagtgtttgaccaagctttaaaaaactgtttctaagtgtattttccttaaaaacatttttttccttccaaaaacttggccaaacacctgaatttttgggattttggccaaaaaacgcccTTTTGGCGAAAAAGAAGCTTTTGATAATAACCTTCACCTAACTACTATTCCAATTTCTTTTGGTTGAATAAATAAGAGAGATATCTGGTAGCACCATATTCAAGTCAAAAGGAATGAGGCATTAATTGAAAATATGACCAATTTGTCattggaagaaaacaagttattaacttattattaattgactaaaaaataaaaaatcacgcATAAACCAACAAACTATAGTAAAATGAGAATCTATCAAGAATCCCATTAGATTAAGCAATCAACTTTCCATATTGGGAAGAGGAGGTGGTAAAGAGAACTACTCCCTCCGTCTCGAATTATCTGTCGTgctttataaaaatagttatttcaaattatttgtcattttaaaaattcaagagtaaattaattatttttttcctaatcTACACTTTATATTAATTATTCTTtgatattaaatattaaataaaataaattttatttgaagatataaataagggaaaaatagtcaaaaatatTATCTATTTAATATTCTTTTAAGGGGCACGTAAAAGAGAAACACGACAGATAATTTGAGATGGATGGAGtaatatttttatttcctttagGATTGGAATATTGATGATTCAATTCCCATTGTTTAGTGTCTTTGGAAAGATAAATAAGATATATTCAGTTCATTAATTTTCTTTGAGTTttgaaaaggtaaaaaaaaattaatgtaGAGAGTTAATCATCTACATTATCTATATATT from Nicotiana tabacum cultivar K326 unplaced genomic scaffold, ASM71507v2 Un00011, whole genome shotgun sequence includes these protein-coding regions:
- the LOC107773836 gene encoding putative glycosyltransferase At5g03795 — translated: MWAAKPPQPLASSYCSLQSSLLSLAILTLLSFTYLSLKSFHSPNSPPQTISLKSQAVEADEEVISDVYNSPEVFRLNYEEMERKFKVYIYRDGDPKTFYQTPRKLTGKYSSEGYFFQNIRESKFVTEDPDQAHLFFIPISCHKMRGKGTSYENMTIIVQNYVDSLIAKYPHWNRTMGADHFFVTCHDVGVRATEGHPILVKNAIRVVCSPSYDVGYIPHKDVALPQVLQPFALPAGGNDIENRTTLGFWAGHRNSKIRVILAHQWENDTELDISNNRINRATGPLVYQKRFYRTKFCICPGGSQVNSARIADSIHYGCVPVILSDYYDLPFNDILDWNKFAVILREKDVYDLKQILKNITQEEFVTLHNNLVKVQKHFQWNSPPIRHDAFHMVMYELWLRHHVIKY